One part of the Methanomassiliicoccales archaeon genome encodes these proteins:
- a CDS encoding polysaccharide deacetylase, with protein sequence MWKNNARCAVCLTFDCDSDISWKNIMRRTGAVKEGEPFSPVVLSQGQYEVNVAIPRILRFLDKHELKGCFFVPGMLAEERPSLIKEIDRKGHEIGHHGYSHLNPSRLTPEQEMQELKMGLRALEELLGKKPKGYRAPAFDLSPRTLEYLCDLGFMYESSMMAWDVPYIHSIKGKRLVEIPFNWLTVDWTYFAFNFFPPLEYQSGISSQEEVLEIWTEEFEGLYDENGLFTIVMHPQAIGRASRMRMLDRLINHIKKKNGVWITTPSEIAEYWLETHP encoded by the coding sequence ATGTGGAAAAATAATGCTAGATGTGCAGTGTGCTTGACTTTCGATTGTGACAGTGACATCTCCTGGAAGAACATAATGAGGCGGACTGGAGCGGTCAAGGAAGGGGAGCCCTTTAGTCCAGTGGTTCTCTCACAAGGTCAATACGAAGTCAACGTCGCGATTCCGAGGATCCTCAGATTTCTAGACAAGCACGAGCTCAAAGGATGTTTTTTTGTTCCAGGCATGCTAGCAGAAGAGCGACCCTCGCTTATCAAAGAAATCGACAGGAAAGGCCATGAGATTGGACATCATGGTTATTCGCATCTCAATCCATCCCGACTTACACCAGAGCAGGAAATGCAGGAACTTAAAATGGGGCTTAGAGCCTTGGAAGAATTACTTGGCAAGAAACCGAAAGGCTATCGCGCTCCAGCATTCGATCTTTCACCCCGAACTCTCGAATATCTTTGCGATCTTGGATTCATGTATGAAAGCAGCATGATGGCTTGGGACGTCCCATATATCCATTCCATTAAGGGAAAGAGACTCGTTGAGATTCCGTTCAACTGGCTCACGGTTGACTGGACCTACTTTGCATTTAACTTCTTCCCACCACTCGAATATCAGAGCGGGATATCAAGCCAAGAAGAAGTGCTGGAAATATGGACAGAGGAATTCGAAGGATTATACGATGAAAATGGTTTGTTTACCATCGTCATGCATCCCCAGGCGATTGGGCGGGCATCGAGAATGAGAATGCTCGACCGTCTGATCAATCACATCAAAAAGAAAAATGGAGTTTGGATTACAACACCATCTGAAATTGCAGAATATTGGCTTGAAACACATCCCTGA
- a CDS encoding SDR family oxidoreductase — protein MKVNELFDLSGRVSVVTGGSMGLGFQMATALAEAGSSVVLCARNYDRCAEAATVVAKHGVETLAVSCDVRFRKDVRNLVRKTLEKFEKIDVLVNSAGIAWADPPERMKMSDWQKVIDVNLTGTFICCQEVGRVMIKSRKGSIINVSSVLSTLGNRIIDCINYTASKGGVDALTRDLAVKWAPFNIRVNAIAPGFFKTHLTKSVIERRGNDIINLTPAARIGEDDDLKGPVVFLASDASKFITGQVIAVDGGYSIM, from the coding sequence ATGAAAGTAAACGAATTATTCGATCTTTCAGGTAGGGTCTCTGTGGTAACAGGAGGTTCAATGGGTCTTGGGTTCCAAATGGCAACGGCTCTGGCGGAAGCAGGTTCATCCGTTGTTCTTTGTGCTCGCAATTATGATAGGTGCGCAGAGGCGGCAACCGTAGTCGCGAAGCATGGTGTCGAGACACTCGCCGTTAGCTGTGATGTTCGATTTCGAAAGGATGTGCGCAATCTCGTGAGAAAGACCCTTGAGAAATTTGAAAAAATTGATGTTCTAGTGAATAGCGCAGGTATTGCATGGGCAGACCCGCCTGAAAGAATGAAAATGTCCGACTGGCAAAAAGTGATCGATGTCAATCTTACAGGGACTTTCATATGTTGCCAAGAAGTAGGAAGGGTGATGATCAAAAGCAGAAAAGGGAGCATCATCAATGTCAGTTCAGTACTCAGTACTCTCGGCAATCGAATCATTGATTGTATTAATTACACGGCATCAAAAGGAGGAGTCGATGCACTCACAAGGGATCTTGCTGTCAAATGGGCTCCTTTCAATATCCGCGTTAACGCAATCGCCCCTGGCTTTTTCAAAACTCATTTGACCAAATCAGTTATTGAGCGAAGGGGTAACGACATCATCAACTTAACGCCCGCCGCACGGATAGGCGAAGACGACGATCTGAAAGGACCTGTTGTCTTTCTTGCATCTGATGCCTCGAAATTCATAACAGGACAAGTAATTGCCGTAGACGGCGGATATTCGATCATGTGA
- a CDS encoding ABC transporter permease: protein MADIISYDVLQVTFLSLYVSGSATILGSLIGIPLGALIGLKEFGGKGLLKTITYTMYGFPPVISGLFIYYLFSRGGPLGSFGILFTPTAMILAQTLLVVPLVTGVTISAVSEVDKSIKNTILSLGASNRQATLTIIREAWVGVVTAVMIGFGRAIAEVGAAYMVGGNIEGKTRVLTTAIMLETRMGHFEYAVGLGVVLLIVACGVFLFMRWIQEREML, encoded by the coding sequence ATGGCAGATATAATTTCTTACGACGTTCTGCAAGTCACATTCCTTTCGCTTTATGTCTCTGGAAGCGCTACGATACTCGGCTCGCTCATAGGCATACCTCTCGGGGCACTCATCGGCCTCAAGGAGTTTGGAGGAAAGGGCCTACTCAAGACAATCACTTATACGATGTATGGTTTCCCGCCCGTCATATCGGGCCTATTTATTTACTATCTCTTTTCGAGAGGTGGCCCTCTTGGCTCGTTCGGCATTCTTTTTACACCCACTGCAATGATTTTGGCACAGACATTACTTGTTGTTCCTTTGGTTACCGGTGTGACGATATCTGCTGTTTCCGAGGTGGACAAGAGCATTAAGAATACAATTCTTTCGCTCGGAGCAAGTAACCGCCAGGCAACTCTTACAATTATTAGAGAGGCATGGGTCGGCGTTGTCACGGCCGTCATGATTGGATTTGGCCGTGCAATAGCAGAAGTCGGTGCTGCTTATATGGTGGGAGGGAACATTGAGGGGAAGACGAGGGTCCTCACAACAGCTATCATGCTCGAGACGAGAATGGGCCATTTTGAATATGCAGTCGGGCTCGGCGTTGTGCTTCTCATCGTGGCATGTGGAGTTTTCCTGTTCATGAGATGGATCCAGGAGCGCGAGATGCTTTGA
- a CDS encoding substrate-binding domain-containing protein, whose amino-acid sequence MKGNRLTIVIVVIIIGVLILAAAPLALHQKHTLRIATTTSAYDSGLLDHILPDFEKRYDCKVDVIAVGSGQAMELGKNGDVDVLFVHSPDAENQFVKDGYGEFRRLVCYNQFVIVGPAEDPVNVSQASSATEAFLRIYQNGTAGDAIFVSRGDGSGTHIKEKKIWSLLGLNTSTFSNTWYLSTGQGMGAVLDIAQQEQGYAISDEATFYKRKETGIIQDLEILFKGDPILYNQYSVIPVNHTRWPNINYKLAIDFVNWITSPEIQEMIGNFTDAYGHKLFVPNAGPGTITLSISHIAEIQIPPQKEITGGNLYRLIS is encoded by the coding sequence ATGAAAGGTAATAGACTCACAATCGTAATTGTCGTTATTATTATTGGCGTGCTAATTCTAGCTGCAGCCCCGCTTGCGTTACACCAAAAGCACACACTCCGCATAGCGACTACAACGAGCGCCTATGACTCCGGTCTCCTTGATCACATTTTGCCTGACTTCGAAAAGCGTTACGACTGCAAGGTTGACGTTATCGCTGTCGGAAGTGGTCAAGCAATGGAGCTTGGCAAGAATGGGGACGTGGATGTACTCTTTGTGCACTCACCAGATGCCGAAAATCAATTCGTGAAAGATGGCTATGGGGAATTCCGACGGCTTGTGTGCTATAACCAATTCGTTATCGTTGGGCCGGCGGAAGATCCCGTGAACGTTTCACAGGCGAGTAGCGCAACAGAAGCATTCTTGAGAATATATCAAAATGGTACAGCCGGTGATGCAATCTTTGTTTCCAGAGGTGATGGCTCGGGGACTCATATTAAAGAGAAGAAAATTTGGTCCTTGTTAGGTTTGAATACTTCTACTTTCAGTAATACTTGGTATTTGAGCACTGGTCAAGGTATGGGAGCTGTGCTCGATATCGCCCAACAAGAACAAGGATATGCTATATCAGATGAGGCAACCTTTTATAAGAGAAAAGAAACAGGAATAATCCAAGACCTCGAAATCTTGTTTAAAGGAGACCCAATTCTTTACAATCAATACAGCGTAATTCCAGTCAATCACACACGGTGGCCCAATATTAATTACAAACTTGCAATCGACTTTGTGAATTGGATCACATCACCTGAGATCCAGGAGATGATCGGAAACTTCACAGATGCATACGGCCACAAACTCTTCGTGCCAAACGCGGGTCCTGGCACCATCACATTATCGATTTCGCACATCGCAGAGATTCAAATCCCACCTCAGAAAGAAATAACTGGTGGAAACCTATATCGCCTAATTTCATGA
- a CDS encoding (Fe-S)-binding protein codes for MSETSSLEKYRDALEYCIRCGFCKANCPSFGQIGWDSATARGRMTFIKAVLNGDIKIDEEMAKRLFTCTTCGDCEQRCPPSVKTVEIIEAAREEFAKRGLSPEKHKKLVERMRAEHNPYGEKNVVKNKFRRLPENADILYFMGCTAAFRSPDTVIATMDILDAAGVKYRVLGEDEWCCGSVLRRTGFIDEAERLKEHNIQAFKENGIKTIVTSCAGCYRTLKKEYHMEGIEVLHITEFVDRLIQDGRLQVKKSRERVTYHDPCHLGKHMGVYDAPRRVLKKLATLVEMEHCRENSMCCGAGGGVKAAYGDTATGIGAKRMAEAKASGAQKVVTPCPFCKTNLSDSSDCIPVIDFAEYVASKIKKKIR; via the coding sequence ATGTCAGAGACATCATCGCTGGAGAAATACAGGGACGCGCTGGAATACTGTATTAGGTGCGGTTTTTGTAAAGCGAATTGCCCTTCTTTCGGACAGATTGGATGGGATTCTGCAACGGCAAGAGGAAGAATGACATTCATAAAAGCGGTTCTGAATGGGGATATCAAGATCGATGAGGAGATGGCAAAGCGTCTTTTCACCTGCACCACATGCGGTGACTGCGAACAGCGATGCCCTCCTAGCGTAAAGACAGTAGAAATTATCGAAGCTGCAAGGGAAGAATTCGCGAAGCGTGGCCTATCACCGGAAAAACATAAGAAGCTCGTCGAAAGGATGCGCGCAGAACACAATCCATACGGAGAGAAAAATGTTGTAAAGAACAAATTCAGACGTCTGCCTGAGAACGCGGATATCCTCTACTTCATGGGATGCACGGCGGCGTTTAGGAGTCCTGACACGGTTATCGCAACAATGGACATTCTTGATGCTGCTGGTGTTAAGTACAGGGTGCTTGGCGAGGATGAGTGGTGTTGTGGATCTGTTTTAAGGAGAACGGGTTTTATTGATGAGGCTGAGCGATTAAAGGAACATAACATACAGGCTTTCAAAGAAAATGGCATAAAAACAATCGTAACCTCATGTGCCGGTTGTTACAGAACGCTCAAGAAGGAATACCATATGGAGGGAATTGAGGTTCTGCATATTACAGAGTTCGTTGACCGATTGATCCAGGACGGTAGATTACAAGTGAAAAAGAGTCGGGAAAGAGTTACATATCACGACCCTTGCCATCTTGGAAAACACATGGGCGTCTACGATGCACCAAGAAGGGTGCTGAAAAAACTGGCAACCCTCGTCGAGATGGAACACTGTCGTGAGAACTCGATGTGCTGCGGAGCTGGTGGAGGCGTCAAAGCCGCTTACGGAGATACAGCAACAGGTATCGGCGCAAAACGTATGGCAGAGGCGAAAGCGAGTGGCGCACAGAAAGTGGTCACACCTTGTCCCTTTTGTAAAACGAACCTGAGCGATTCGTCGGATTGTATACCAGTTATAGACTTTGCGGAGTATGTTGCCTCGAAAATCAAAAAGAAAATTCGATGA
- a CDS encoding FAD-linked oxidase C-terminal domain-containing protein — protein sequence MDKDIIDRLVNIVGKDNASINPVDLVCYSVDCYAIKHGTMPDIVVRPGSISEVQEIMKIADSYAIPVVPRAGGSCLTGGCVPTRGGIVVDLQRMNRILEVKEDDLSVTVEPGVVFAQLNAYLKKYNLFFPPDPASGEICTIGGMVAANASGMRAVKYGVTADYVTGLKVVLPDGRLLKTGGSARKTASGYDLIHLFNRSEGTLGIIVEITLKLRPLPNFIMSAVAEFDEPEDAGRTVARTIASGVIPAAIEILDAIALQVMREEAHLPLPDVGAMLFLEFHGEDRSEVKKTFNRFKKIAMEEKCREIKIATDPDEMEKLWAARKRLFATLTRLKPSPIATDIVVPLSQIPTAIKKIREISEKYDIKITTYGHAGDGNVHSLLLADLRVPGESERAHKAHDEINRMAISLGGTITGEHGIGLEKKSLIVEEHGEVGLDIMRRIKKAIDPRGIMNPDKIFEV from the coding sequence TTGGACAAAGATATCATCGATCGATTGGTGAATATCGTCGGGAAAGACAACGCTTCGATCAATCCTGTGGACTTGGTGTGCTATTCTGTAGATTGTTATGCAATCAAACATGGCACAATGCCAGATATCGTCGTTCGTCCAGGTAGCATTTCCGAAGTCCAAGAGATCATGAAAATTGCCGATTCATATGCCATCCCAGTAGTTCCTCGCGCAGGAGGCTCATGCCTCACAGGCGGATGTGTACCTACGAGGGGTGGCATTGTTGTCGACTTGCAGAGAATGAATAGAATCCTCGAGGTGAAAGAAGACGATTTGTCGGTTACTGTTGAACCTGGTGTCGTCTTCGCCCAGCTCAATGCCTATCTGAAAAAATACAATCTCTTTTTCCCTCCAGACCCGGCGAGTGGCGAAATCTGCACGATCGGAGGAATGGTTGCAGCAAATGCTTCTGGTATGAGAGCTGTCAAATATGGAGTCACGGCCGATTATGTGACCGGGCTCAAGGTTGTGCTTCCGGATGGTAGACTGTTGAAAACTGGCGGTTCAGCAAGGAAGACTGCTTCTGGATACGACCTTATTCATCTTTTCAACAGGTCGGAGGGCACTCTGGGAATCATCGTCGAGATCACTTTGAAACTGAGGCCTCTTCCGAATTTCATCATGAGCGCTGTGGCTGAATTCGATGAACCCGAAGATGCTGGAAGAACCGTGGCCAGAACGATCGCGTCTGGCGTTATTCCCGCGGCTATCGAGATTCTTGATGCAATCGCCCTTCAAGTCATGCGCGAAGAAGCCCATCTTCCTCTGCCAGATGTTGGGGCTATGCTTTTCCTAGAGTTTCATGGCGAGGATAGATCTGAAGTGAAAAAGACTTTTAACCGGTTTAAGAAGATCGCAATGGAAGAAAAATGCAGGGAAATCAAAATCGCGACTGATCCGGACGAAATGGAGAAGTTGTGGGCAGCGAGAAAAAGATTATTTGCGACGCTGACTCGATTGAAACCATCCCCTATTGCAACGGACATCGTCGTCCCTCTTTCACAGATTCCAACAGCTATCAAGAAGATTCGCGAGATTTCGGAAAAATACGATATCAAAATCACAACCTATGGACATGCAGGCGATGGGAATGTCCACTCGCTCCTCCTTGCGGATTTGAGGGTCCCTGGAGAATCTGAGAGAGCGCATAAGGCTCATGATGAAATCAACAGAATGGCTATCTCGCTCGGTGGGACGATCACGGGCGAACACGGGATAGGACTCGAAAAGAAATCGCTAATCGTCGAGGAGCACGGAGAGGTGGGCTTGGACATTATGAGACGCATTAAGAAAGCCATTGATCCAAGGGGTATTATGAATCCTGACAAAATCTTCGAGGTGTGA
- a CDS encoding inorganic diphosphatase: MSLWKMVPSGRDPPRIVNVIVETPQGSKNKYEISKEYDCILLDRVLHSSVVFPVAYGIIPRTYYDDGDPLDAMVMISEPTFPGCVVEAKPIGLLKMIDEKGQDDKVLTVALGDPRYKEYQQLEDLPLHYLNEIAEFFQTYKRLEEGKGTKVLGWERREVAIEAISKSLEMFRKKFR, encoded by the coding sequence GTGTCTCTTTGGAAAATGGTCCCGTCTGGCAGAGATCCGCCTAGGATCGTAAATGTTATTGTCGAGACACCCCAGGGGAGCAAGAACAAGTACGAGATTTCAAAAGAGTACGACTGCATCCTCCTCGATAGGGTTCTCCACTCCAGTGTGGTATTCCCAGTCGCGTATGGTATTATACCGCGAACCTACTACGACGATGGTGATCCCCTAGACGCGATGGTCATGATCAGTGAGCCCACATTTCCGGGATGTGTGGTCGAAGCAAAACCAATCGGATTGCTGAAGATGATCGACGAAAAAGGCCAAGATGATAAGGTCTTAACAGTTGCATTGGGAGATCCAAGATATAAAGAATATCAGCAACTGGAAGATCTTCCTCTTCATTATTTGAATGAAATTGCGGAATTCTTTCAGACATATAAACGATTAGAAGAAGGAAAGGGAACGAAGGTTCTCGGATGGGAGCGAAGGGAAGTTGCCATTGAAGCGATCAGCAAGAGTCTTGAGATGTTCAGAAAAAAATTTAGGTAG
- a CDS encoding glycerol dehydrogenase: MLKTRVKVMAAPNRYIIGPGAVKELGRRKMLLGKRAFVLGGTRSIESVEKEMKEDFQEHGLEIVHMEKGVRYCTAKEIKRLAEMAKAKEADFVVGVGGGSIMDLAKAVASAEYGIGKPIALINTIPSTDAPCSALSVQYDEKHVVEKVLFYYRSPDLVIVPTDKCVQAPAKWLVAGMGDALATRFEAEACAESRSGNALIDGGLPPFTATRLAQLCYETLINYGYHAKLANERQAVTEAYENVAQANTLLSGLGFESGGLGAAHAIHDGLTAAPGRMKAPKPEHGDLVAIGTIAQLIMENRPKALIEEVINFCLTVGLPVTLEEIGATFDDLPHCMELTCNPNHPYAHNEPFPMTVDRCVDALKAVDALGRAYRDKFMRR, from the coding sequence ATGTTGAAAACCCGAGTAAAAGTGATGGCCGCTCCAAACCGATACATCATCGGTCCTGGAGCAGTAAAGGAACTAGGAAGACGCAAGATGTTGCTAGGAAAGAGGGCATTTGTTCTCGGTGGGACGCGCTCGATTGAGAGCGTGGAGAAAGAGATGAAAGAAGACTTCCAGGAGCACGGTCTTGAAATCGTGCACATGGAGAAGGGCGTCCGCTATTGCACAGCCAAGGAAATCAAGAGACTCGCGGAAATGGCAAAGGCAAAGGAAGCCGACTTCGTAGTGGGTGTCGGTGGCGGGTCGATCATGGACCTGGCCAAGGCGGTAGCCAGCGCAGAGTATGGAATTGGCAAACCAATTGCCCTGATTAACACGATCCCATCGACAGATGCTCCGTGCAGCGCTCTTTCAGTCCAGTACGACGAAAAGCACGTTGTCGAGAAAGTCCTCTTCTACTACAGAAGCCCGGACCTTGTCATCGTCCCGACCGACAAGTGTGTTCAGGCACCTGCGAAGTGGTTAGTTGCCGGTATGGGAGATGCGTTGGCGACGAGATTTGAGGCCGAAGCATGCGCCGAATCAAGATCCGGAAACGCCCTCATCGATGGTGGATTGCCGCCATTTACTGCGACAAGACTGGCCCAGTTGTGCTATGAGACCCTGATCAACTACGGGTATCATGCAAAGTTGGCCAATGAGAGGCAGGCGGTCACAGAGGCTTATGAAAATGTTGCACAAGCCAACACACTCCTGAGTGGTCTTGGATTCGAGAGCGGTGGGCTTGGTGCTGCTCATGCCATACATGACGGTCTCACGGCAGCTCCTGGCAGAATGAAGGCTCCGAAACCAGAACATGGTGACCTGGTTGCAATCGGTACGATTGCGCAGCTCATCATGGAGAACAGGCCAAAAGCACTTATTGAGGAAGTTATAAACTTCTGCCTAACAGTAGGCCTGCCGGTTACACTCGAGGAGATTGGTGCCACCTTTGATGACTTGCCACACTGCATGGAGTTGACCTGCAACCCGAACCACCCGTATGCTCACAACGAGCCGTTCCCGATGACTGTTGACCGATGTGTCGACGCTCTGAAGGCAGTCGACGCGCTTGGAAGGGCATACCGGGACAAGTTCATGCGAAGGTAA
- a CDS encoding cation:proton antiporter, which produces MIDLILFQLFVLVLMARIFALLFESVKIPPLVGEILAGIIIGNTFLYSSLHLETDIEVLRVFSELGVIFLLFTIGLETPFSELKKVGRTSTLVAILGVIFPFAFGYLLIISLGHPQVEALFIGAAMVATSVGITARVIKDMGLTHTIESRVIIGAAVIDDILGMVVLAIVSGIAVGGTLNIIDTLVVAVLAVLFVLAVIYVGTGLLPKARNRVKIKERTSRSSLIRFGSSPLALALILCFGLSALASYIGLAAIIGAFLAGMVFAEFSDTMPVAEKFEPINEFLVPFFFLYIGISVKIASFAEVAILSLAITALAIITKFVGCGLGAYKLGRRSATVIGVGMSPRGEVGLIVASVGLGIGSISSGMFSVVVAMSLLTTLIAPPLLTYTFRRTASGKSMRVSK; this is translated from the coding sequence TTGATCGACCTCATCTTGTTCCAACTATTTGTTCTCGTTCTCATGGCAAGGATATTTGCCCTGCTCTTTGAGTCTGTAAAAATCCCACCTCTCGTGGGCGAAATTCTTGCTGGGATCATCATTGGAAATACATTTCTCTATAGTTCCCTTCATCTTGAAACGGACATTGAAGTCCTTCGTGTTTTCTCAGAATTGGGCGTAATTTTCCTTCTGTTCACAATCGGTCTCGAGACACCTTTTAGCGAACTAAAGAAAGTGGGGCGGACATCGACCCTCGTCGCAATCCTGGGCGTCATATTTCCCTTCGCTTTTGGTTACCTCCTGATCATTTCGCTCGGGCACCCGCAGGTGGAGGCGCTTTTCATCGGTGCGGCAATGGTTGCGACGAGTGTCGGAATTACGGCGCGTGTCATCAAAGATATGGGGCTGACACACACAATCGAGTCCAGAGTGATAATCGGTGCTGCAGTTATAGATGACATTCTCGGAATGGTCGTCCTTGCGATTGTGAGTGGTATTGCAGTCGGCGGCACACTGAATATTATCGATACGCTCGTTGTAGCCGTCCTTGCGGTCCTCTTTGTTCTCGCTGTCATTTACGTGGGCACAGGCCTGTTGCCCAAAGCAAGAAATAGAGTAAAGATCAAAGAAAGAACTTCAAGAAGTTCACTGATCAGATTCGGCTCCAGTCCGCTTGCATTGGCCCTCATTCTTTGCTTCGGCTTATCCGCACTTGCATCATACATTGGTCTCGCAGCGATCATCGGTGCTTTCCTCGCCGGGATGGTATTCGCTGAATTCAGCGATACCATGCCAGTTGCCGAAAAATTCGAACCGATCAACGAGTTTCTCGTTCCCTTCTTCTTCCTCTACATCGGCATATCCGTTAAGATAGCGTCGTTCGCCGAAGTCGCGATTCTATCACTCGCCATAACCGCACTTGCGATCATAACAAAATTCGTTGGGTGCGGACTTGGAGCGTACAAATTGGGAAGGAGGTCCGCAACGGTTATCGGCGTTGGCATGTCGCCAAGGGGAGAAGTTGGATTAATAGTCGCCTCGGTGGGTTTGGGCATCGGTTCAATTTCCTCTGGTATGTTCTCTGTCGTCGTCGCCATGTCTCTTTTAACAACATTGATCGCACCCCCATTGCTGACTTACACTTTCCGGCGCACGGCGAGCGGCAAATCGATGAGAGTATCTAAATAA
- a CDS encoding NAD(P)-dependent oxidoreductase has protein sequence MKMVFTELKSHAEEIKETFRDDEVIIYDRPLNDDELINAARGAEILSVFIYSRVTEEVIDALPDLRLIVTRSVGFDHIAAKHALSKGIAVCHIPDYGSHVIAEHVFALLLAAARKIPFADIYVKEKKKFDFEQFLGLELKGKTLGIIGTGKIGAAVMSIASGFGMKIVAYDVYENKSLQAKYGFPYLSLEELLSISDFVTLHIPLTPNTYHLINKDTIAKMKKGSILINASRGGVVDSLALKDALESGHLWGAGIDVLEDETHPERDVLLSAPNIIITPHSAFYTKETLQRIIQTTIDTIRSYKMGNTINKIPMEYL, from the coding sequence ATGAAAATGGTATTCACGGAGCTCAAAAGTCATGCAGAAGAGATCAAAGAAACCTTTCGAGATGATGAAGTGATAATTTATGATCGTCCTTTGAATGACGATGAGCTTATTAACGCTGCAAGAGGGGCTGAGATCCTTTCAGTTTTTATTTATTCAAGAGTAACAGAAGAAGTCATCGATGCGCTTCCAGACCTTCGGCTCATCGTCACAAGGAGTGTTGGTTTCGATCACATTGCAGCGAAGCATGCGTTGAGCAAAGGGATAGCTGTTTGCCATATTCCCGACTATGGTTCTCATGTCATCGCCGAACATGTCTTTGCGCTGCTGCTTGCTGCAGCAAGAAAGATTCCGTTTGCAGACATTTATGTTAAAGAAAAAAAGAAGTTTGACTTCGAACAGTTCCTCGGACTTGAGCTCAAAGGAAAAACACTAGGTATCATAGGAACGGGTAAGATTGGAGCAGCGGTGATGAGCATTGCTTCAGGATTTGGGATGAAAATCGTCGCTTATGATGTCTACGAAAATAAGTCATTGCAGGCTAAGTATGGATTTCCCTATCTATCTCTTGAGGAACTTCTTTCGATTAGCGATTTCGTCACGTTGCACATTCCTCTTACACCGAATACTTATCACTTGATCAACAAAGACACTATTGCCAAGATGAAGAAAGGAAGCATTTTGATCAATGCATCACGGGGTGGGGTCGTTGATAGCCTTGCACTCAAAGACGCTCTTGAATCAGGTCATTTATGGGGTGCAGGAATTGATGTTTTGGAAGACGAAACACATCCTGAGCGCGATGTTCTGTTGAGCGCCCCTAATATTATCATAACTCCTCATTCCGCTTTCTACACGAAGGAAACTTTGCAAAGAATCATTCAAACGACAATCGATACGATAAGATCATACAAAATGGGCAATACGATCAATAAGATACCTATGGAATACCTGTAG
- a CDS encoding zinc-binding dehydrogenase, with the protein MAKAFVLTKAGGPENLKMMDFPTPKAKPGDIVADVKLCGVCGTDTHIIYGRLPVPMPHILGHEWFGTVRELGKGVKVDYTGKPLEEGDYIATCLAKCNECWFCHNLPGRESLCMNMDVVGISTHKATDPPHFWGAFAEHVYIPSHIPVFKFPPGLTEKEMVLVEPMAVATRSFKRAQSGGTDCAYAGEGVDPSQTVVIQGLGPIGQCHTVVNNVYGMTNIIGIDIVPSRLEQAKKMGATEVISMKEYPTTEDRVEKIMELTNGIGADVVIEATGVPAAFSEAFKLVRRGGTIVEMGHFTNTGETTVNPHVDFCNKEVNVFGSWGYSKFEYRTAIAVMMKAKKMGIPFGEICAEIAPLEDLPNQIIRQEKRLSPGKIAVRP; encoded by the coding sequence ATGGCCAAAGCATTTGTTTTAACAAAGGCGGGAGGCCCTGAAAACCTCAAGATGATGGACTTCCCGACTCCAAAGGCAAAGCCCGGAGACATCGTTGCTGACGTCAAATTGTGCGGTGTCTGCGGAACGGATACCCATATTATTTACGGGAGACTACCAGTACCAATGCCGCATATTCTGGGACACGAATGGTTCGGAACAGTGCGCGAACTTGGAAAGGGCGTCAAGGTAGATTACACAGGGAAACCGTTGGAGGAAGGCGACTATATTGCGACATGTCTCGCGAAATGCAATGAGTGCTGGTTCTGTCACAACCTGCCAGGAAGAGAAAGCCTATGCATGAATATGGATGTCGTTGGTATTAGCACCCATAAGGCAACAGATCCACCACACTTCTGGGGCGCTTTCGCTGAACATGTCTATATTCCATCGCACATCCCAGTGTTCAAGTTCCCACCAGGTCTGACTGAGAAAGAAATGGTGCTAGTTGAGCCGATGGCTGTAGCGACCAGATCCTTCAAGAGGGCGCAGTCTGGTGGAACAGATTGTGCATACGCAGGTGAGGGTGTAGACCCGTCACAGACCGTTGTTATCCAGGGTCTTGGTCCGATTGGTCAGTGCCACACAGTTGTCAACAATGTATATGGTATGACGAACATCATCGGTATCGACATTGTCCCGAGCAGGCTAGAACAGGCAAAGAAGATGGGTGCAACAGAAGTCATTAGCATGAAGGAGTACCCGACAACAGAGGATCGTGTCGAAAAGATCATGGAGTTGACAAATGGAATTGGCGCAGATGTCGTCATCGAGGCAACTGGTGTACCTGCTGCATTCTCAGAGGCATTCAAGCTCGTCCGCCGTGGCGGAACGATCGTCGAAATGGGTCACTTTACAAACACTGGGGAAACCACTGTCAACCCACATGTCGACTTCTGCAACAAAGAGGTCAACGTTTTCGGAAGCTGGGGATACTCTAAGTTCGAATACAGAACGGCCATTGCTGTCATGATGAAGGCAAAGAAGATGGGTATCCCATTCGGAGAAATCTGCGCCGAGATCGCGCCACTTGAGGATCTGCCAAACCAGATCATAAGGCAGGAGAAGAGACTATCTCCGGGTAAGATTGCAGTAAGGCCTTAG